One genomic region from Pararge aegeria chromosome 14, ilParAegt1.1, whole genome shotgun sequence encodes:
- the LOC120629303 gene encoding luc7-like protein 3 has protein sequence MAVLAAAQLLDELMGRHRNTNPNEKIRKPNWEDPEYCKYYMVKFCPHDLFVNTRADLGACPKVHDDEVKDLFERAESSYKKAQYVEEFLRFCRHMINDVERKIQKGKQRLELMNSKPEGPPMTQAQTEKNQEQVQLLSEKITALVQEAEEAGTCGNVEQAQGLMKLCDRLKEEKDQLLKQQENSHWSMTAELAAAQEKQMEVCPVCGAFLIVGDAQQRIDDHLSGKQHVGYFKLRQAYEEMNEAREKEQQEKERKRREEREKERSARGGGLGSDRRDRERMERDRERDRDKDRSDRGDNTDKEKERQRSSREVRGGRNEEREGREKERERSDRDRERDTKERDTKERDIKDRDTKERDPKERDTKERDTKERDRDRDRDTKDRDRDRDRKHRRERRSSHERGSRRRSRERH, from the exons ATGGCTGTGTTAGCGGCGGCACAGTTGTTAGACGAGCTGATGGGCAGACATCGTAATACTAATCCAAACGAAAAGATAAGAAAACCCAACTGGGAAGATCCAGAA TACTGTAAATACTACATGGTCAAATTCTGTCCTCATGACTTGTTTGTAAATACAAGGGCGGACCTTGGAGCCTGTCCCAAAGTACATGATGATGAAGTCAAGGATCTGTTTGAAAGAGCAGAGTCTTCGTATAAGAAAGCTCAATATGTTGAAGAATTTCTGCGGTTCTGCCGTCACATGATTAATGATGTTGAAA gaAAGATTCAAAAAGGGAAGCAAAGACTGGAACTCATGAATTCCAAACCAGAGGGTCCACCAATGACTCAAGCTCAAACAGAGAAAAATCAGGAGCAG GTACAACTGCTATCAGAAAAGATcacagccttagtacaagaagCAGAGGAAGCTGGTACTTGTGGTAATGTAGAACAGGCCCAAGGGCTCATGAAACTCTGTGATCGACTGAAAGAGGAAAAGGATCAGCTCTTAAAACAACAAGAAAACAG ccaCTGGTCAATGACAGCAGAACTAGCAGCTGCCCAAGAGAAGCAAATGGAAGTGTGTCCTGTCTGTGGGGCCTTTTTGATTGTTGGTGATGCACAACAAAGAATAGATGATCATTTGTCTGGGAAACAACATGTTGG GTATTTTAAACTACGTCAAGCATATGAAGAAATGAACGAAGCCCGAGAGAAGGAGCAACAAGAGAAGGAGCGAAAACGACGGGAAGAGAGAGAAAAAGAGCGCAGCGCCCGCGGCGGTGGTCTCGGTTCGGACAGGCGAGATAGAGAGAGAATGGAGAGAGACCGCGAGCGGGACCGTGACAAGGATAGGAGTGATAGAGGAGACAATACAGATAAAGAGAAGGAGCGTCAACG GTCGAGTCGTGAGGTGCGGGGCGGCCGTAACGAAGAGCGCGAGGGGCGTGAAAAGGAAAGGGAAAGAAGCGATCGGGACCGTGAACGTGACACTAAGGAACGCGATACCAAAGAACGCGACATCAAGGATCGAGATACCAAGGAACGCGACCCCAAGGAACGTGATACCAAGGAGCGTGACACCAAGGAGCGTGACAGAGATCGCGACCGTGACACCAAGGATCGGGACCGGGATCGCGATCGCAAGCACCGCAGGGAGAGAA GATCGTCGCATGAGCGTGGGTCTCGGCGGCGCTCCCGTGAACGTCACTAG
- the LOC120629254 gene encoding charged multivesicular body protein 6-A — protein MGGLFSKTKKPVSRVTEQDKAVLQLKQQRDKLKQYQKKIELNLERDRQLAKKLLSEDKRDKAKLLLKKKKYQENLLQNTDIQLEKLEQLTHDLEFTQIEVQVLDGLKIGNVALKKVHDILNIDEIEKILDETKEGIEKQREIDELISGQLSEEDDEAIEAELETMLDVEDQLPEVPTDKLPDVVEEKTPERPLRVKSSSKKIAVEA, from the exons ATGGGTGGATTATTTAGCAAGACCAAAAAGCCTGTAAGTAGAGTAACAGAGCAGGATAAAGCCGTTTTACAGCTAAAACAACAAAGAGATAAGTTAAAACAGTATCAAAAGAAAATAGAGCTTAATCTCGAAAGAGACAGACAGCTGGCGAAGAAACTTTTATCGGAAGACAAACGCGATAAGGCGAAATTacttttgaaaaagaaaaaatatcaaGAAAACCTTTTGCAGAATACTGATATacaattagaaaagttagaacaaCTTACACATGATTTGGAGTTCACGCAAATTGAAgtacag GTGCTCGATGGATTGAAGATTGGAAATGTTGCTTTAAAGAAAGTTCATGATATCCTCAACATTGATGAAATAGAAAAGATATTAGATGAAACTAAGGAGGGTATTGAAAAACAGAGAGAAATAGATGAGCTCATTTCAGGACAGTTAAGTGAAGAAGATGATGAAGCAATTGAAGCCGAGCTTGAAACAATGCTTGATGTTGAGGATCAACTACCTGAGGTTCCTACTGATAAATTGCCTGATGTTGTTGAGGAAAAGACCCCAGAGAGGCCTTTAAGAGTAAAATCTAGTTCAAAGAAAATTGCTGTTGaggcttaa